A single genomic interval of Patescibacteria group bacterium harbors:
- a CDS encoding HAD-IC family P-type ATPase yields MVKTVTTSWESFEAQEIEKRLSTDFKTGLKQENIQTLQNAYGKNILEEGETITITKRIADQFKSPLVFILLFAALATLVLGAFLDTIVIAVALLINVIVGTIQEERASKAFKKLNESQEKFATVIRDSKKMVVLSSELVPGDIIILEGGANIPADVRILKGKDLSINESVLTGEWVAVSKEAGVIKGERSLSERFNMAWMGTLVSSGHGRGVVVETGRRTQVGAIAESLGTIDERITPLRQNIRTIARVLVYIIIFAISIIFALGLLRGEPLGSMLLIAIAIAVATIPAGLPAAVTVVLALGMESILKRGGLVRNLLAAETLGATTVVLTDKTGTLTEAKMQLADIYTFESISRNSKKRTSDDKALLSMAIMASDAFTEESKDKAEDAPSSIVAHGRPIEKAIVLGGLEAGLSRDELEKENERLDFLQFESRRRFGASLNNLERQKTNRIYFTGAPEYLLENATRIYIGGKTQALSKKKRELFVAIQKKASHDGMRFIGVAYRNVKWDTIPEEEESEGKNLTEKSVFVGFMAFTDPIREDVTEAIAKVRGAGAHVIMLTGDNPDTARRIALDVGISKEGDKVLTGNDIKDYNDKELFDAVRTTKVFARILPDQKLRIAQVLMEKGEIVAMTGDGINDAPALRRANIGIAVGSGTEVAKEASDMVLLNNSFSIIVSAIEEGRKIIDNLKKIIAYMFSTSFSEIFIIGGALAAGAPLPLLPAQILWANIMEGGLMSFSFAFEKKNPTLMQRNPRDSSSKNILTLPLKKLIFTVGIVTGTLLIVLYFILLKLGLPIEEVRTMMFVALSLDSIFFAFSIKSLDTPLWKINIFTNPYLIFALLLSILLLVAAITFPPLQTLLSLVTLSSLELAFLFGVGLVNLATIEAAKYFIFERKATK; encoded by the coding sequence ATGGTAAAAACAGTAACCACTTCGTGGGAGAGTTTTGAAGCACAAGAAATTGAAAAACGGCTCAGCACGGATTTTAAAACAGGACTCAAACAGGAAAATATACAAACGCTTCAAAATGCGTATGGAAAGAATATTCTTGAGGAAGGAGAAACGATAACGATAACAAAGAGGATCGCTGATCAGTTCAAAAGCCCACTTGTTTTCATACTTCTTTTTGCGGCGCTTGCGACGCTTGTTCTCGGAGCGTTTCTGGACACCATAGTCATAGCTGTGGCGTTACTCATTAATGTCATTGTCGGCACAATCCAAGAAGAGCGTGCTTCAAAAGCATTCAAAAAACTCAATGAGTCGCAGGAGAAATTTGCAACAGTCATTCGCGACAGCAAAAAGATGGTTGTACTTTCAAGTGAGCTTGTACCGGGCGACATCATCATACTTGAAGGAGGTGCAAATATCCCCGCTGATGTACGAATTTTGAAAGGAAAAGATCTTTCAATAAATGAATCGGTACTCACCGGTGAATGGGTGGCTGTTTCAAAGGAAGCCGGTGTTATAAAAGGTGAAAGATCACTTTCAGAAAGGTTCAATATGGCATGGATGGGAACCTTAGTATCATCCGGACACGGAAGGGGTGTGGTGGTTGAAACGGGACGCAGAACTCAAGTTGGTGCTATTGCAGAATCGCTCGGTACGATAGATGAGCGTATAACGCCTCTTCGTCAGAATATACGCACTATTGCTCGGGTTTTGGTATATATAATAATTTTTGCAATTTCCATTATTTTTGCTCTCGGACTCCTGCGCGGAGAACCGCTTGGATCAATGCTGTTGATTGCAATAGCGATTGCGGTAGCGACTATACCCGCAGGACTTCCTGCTGCCGTTACTGTGGTTTTGGCCCTTGGTATGGAGTCAATACTCAAACGTGGTGGGCTTGTCAGAAATTTACTCGCAGCCGAAACTCTTGGTGCAACGACGGTGGTGCTTACCGATAAAACCGGCACACTCACCGAAGCCAAGATGCAACTAGCTGATATCTACACATTTGAATCAATAAGCCGCAATAGTAAAAAAAGAACCTCGGATGACAAGGCGCTTTTGTCTATGGCGATAATGGCTTCTGATGCATTTACAGAAGAATCAAAAGATAAAGCGGAAGATGCCCCGTCAAGTATTGTGGCTCACGGCCGGCCAATTGAAAAGGCTATTGTCCTCGGAGGACTTGAAGCAGGTCTCTCACGGGACGAACTTGAAAAAGAAAATGAAAGATTAGACTTTCTCCAATTTGAATCACGCCGTCGTTTTGGAGCTTCACTCAATAATCTGGAAAGACAAAAGACAAACAGGATATATTTCACCGGCGCACCTGAATACTTACTAGAAAATGCTACTCGAATATATATCGGTGGTAAAACCCAAGCACTATCCAAAAAGAAACGAGAGTTATTTGTTGCAATTCAAAAGAAAGCGAGTCACGATGGAATGCGCTTTATTGGAGTGGCATATCGAAATGTTAAATGGGACACTATTCCGGAAGAGGAAGAGAGTGAAGGCAAAAATCTTACAGAAAAGAGTGTATTTGTCGGATTTATGGCATTTACTGATCCAATCAGAGAGGATGTTACCGAAGCAATAGCCAAAGTAAGAGGGGCAGGGGCACATGTAATAATGCTCACCGGAGACAATCCGGACACAGCCAGAAGAATTGCGCTTGATGTTGGGATATCTAAAGAGGGGGACAAGGTTCTTACGGGAAACGATATAAAAGACTACAACGATAAAGAGTTGTTTGACGCAGTGCGGACAACCAAAGTATTTGCGCGAATTTTACCCGACCAGAAACTTCGCATTGCACAGGTCCTGATGGAAAAAGGTGAAATAGTTGCTATGACGGGCGATGGTATCAATGATGCTCCGGCGTTGCGAAGAGCAAACATTGGTATTGCCGTCGGTAGTGGTACTGAAGTGGCAAAAGAAGCGTCTGATATGGTGCTCCTTAACAACAGCTTTTCAATAATAGTTTCTGCCATCGAGGAAGGTAGAAAAATAATTGATAATCTCAAGAAGATTATTGCGTACATGTTTTCTACCAGTTTCAGCGAGATATTTATCATTGGTGGAGCGCTTGCCGCAGGAGCGCCATTACCGCTACTCCCCGCACAAATTCTCTGGGCAAATATTATGGAGGGAGGACTTATGAGCTTTTCGTTTGCGTTTGAAAAGAAGAACCCAACGCTTATGCAACGCAATCCACGTGATTCTTCTTCAAAAAATATACTGACTTTACCACTCAAAAAACTAATATTTACTGTAGGAATAGTGACAGGAACGCTTCTTATCGTGCTTTATTTTATACTACTCAAGCTAGGATTACCGATAGAGGAGGTGCGTACTATGATGTTTGTTGCGCTCTCTCTTGATTCAATATTCTTTGCGTTTTCAATCAAGAGCTTGGACACTCCACTATGGAAAATAAATATTTTTACCAATCCGTATTTAATATTTGCGCTCTTACTATCAATACTTCTTCTAGTGGCAGCAATTACTTTTCCGCCGCTTCAAACACTCCTTTCGCTTGTAACACTTTCAAGTCTAGAACTTGCATTTCTCTTTGGTGTAGGGTTGGTTAACCTCGCTACAATTGAAGCGGCGAAATACTTCATATTTGAGAGGAAAGCTACCAAATGA
- a CDS encoding DNA recombination protein RmuC: protein MMIFWTITAVLLVFVVVNGAFLWFILRKSGNSAKEKDEFNIFAADLFEKNFKSVVDVASGSFKEREERVSALIKDMGKELKQHREYVQDVEKDRLKAYVELREGINANSDLMGKLRSTTEHLRRVLSSSQSRGQFGEKIAEDILKAGGLIEGVHYIKQKTQEGVSTRPDFIFTLPDEHTLNMDVKFPLANYARMIKVEDWEEKNNEEATKYKKAFEKDVKDKITQISSRQYINPQDGTLDFALMFIPNESIASFINQEFAGVFELAMKKGVQITSPYNLIAFVSMIQRASQNFYQRENIRGTLVLIEEFVKRYNLFKERFEKIGENIDKTNKVYEDIRDKSFKNIDSTIDKIEKNKESENFKEIEIEAPEVEKSK from the coding sequence ATGATGATCTTCTGGACTATTACGGCAGTGCTTCTCGTTTTCGTTGTTGTAAACGGAGCTTTTTTATGGTTTATCCTAAGAAAGAGTGGGAATAGTGCTAAAGAAAAAGATGAATTTAATATCTTTGCCGCAGATTTATTTGAAAAAAATTTTAAAAGCGTCGTAGATGTAGCATCTGGTTCTTTTAAAGAACGTGAGGAGAGAGTGAGTGCACTCATTAAAGACATGGGAAAGGAATTAAAACAACATAGAGAATATGTTCAGGATGTAGAAAAAGACAGACTAAAGGCCTATGTAGAGTTAAGAGAAGGCATTAATGCAAATTCCGATTTAATGGGTAAATTGAGGTCCACTACAGAACATCTAAGAAGAGTACTTTCTAGTAGCCAGTCCAGAGGACAGTTCGGTGAAAAAATAGCTGAGGATATATTAAAAGCTGGAGGGCTTATAGAAGGGGTTCATTACATAAAACAAAAAACTCAAGAGGGTGTTTCCACTAGACCTGATTTTATTTTCACTTTGCCAGATGAGCATACACTGAATATGGATGTTAAATTTCCTTTAGCCAATTATGCTCGTATGATAAAGGTAGAGGACTGGGAAGAAAAAAATAACGAAGAAGCCACCAAATATAAAAAAGCATTTGAAAAAGATGTTAAAGATAAGATTACACAAATAAGTAGCAGGCAATACATTAATCCTCAAGATGGAACTCTAGACTTTGCTCTGATGTTTATACCAAACGAAAGCATCGCATCCTTTATAAATCAAGAGTTTGCTGGAGTGTTTGAACTTGCAATGAAAAAGGGGGTTCAGATTACCTCTCCTTACAACCTTATAGCATTTGTAAGTATGATACAAAGGGCATCCCAAAACTTTTATCAGAGAGAGAATATTCGAGGCACGCTTGTTTTGATTGAAGAATTTGTGAAACGGTACAATCTTTTCAAAGAAAGGTTTGAAAAAATCGGAGAAAATATTGATAAGACTAATAAAGTCTACGAAGATATACGAGATAAGAGTTTCAAAAATATAGATTCAACCATAGACAAGATTGAAAAAAATAAAGAAAGTGAAAATTTTAAAGAAATAGAAATTGAAGCGCCTGAAGTAGAGAAGTCTAAATAA
- the rplU gene encoding 50S ribosomal protein L21: MFAVIETGGKQYKVSEGDLIKIEKLPGEHKEGSKITFDKVLLLDDGKDTTVGTPHIKGAKVTGTFAEEGRDKKITVIRFKSKSRYFKKKGHRQPYSKVKIESIK; this comes from the coding sequence ATGTTTGCCGTTATAGAAACAGGTGGAAAGCAATATAAGGTCTCCGAGGGAGATCTTATTAAGATAGAGAAGCTTCCTGGAGAACACAAGGAAGGCTCAAAAATCACCTTTGACAAGGTTCTTCTACTTGATGACGGCAAAGACACCACAGTTGGTACTCCTCACATAAAAGGAGCCAAAGTAACCGGCACATTTGCGGAAGAGGGAAGAGATAAGAAAATAACGGTCATCAGATTCAAATCTAAAAGTCGCTACTTCAAAAAGAAAGGCCACCGCCAGCCGTACTCCAAAGTAAAAATAGAATCAATTAAATAA
- the recR gene encoding recombination protein RecR: MSTIQKLAELFSQFPGIGPRQAKRFVYFLLTRNHNFLDDLTHLITTLKKDVSSCSSCYRFFAPNGKSVSLCSICSNGNRHDDMLMIIEKDIDFENIERGGVYTGKYFILGGSVPILEKEPNKRVRGKELVSAVEKLIKENTLKEIILALSVTPAGENTAQYINELLSPVVKKHSIKISTLGRGLSTGTELEYPDSETIKNALKNRA; this comes from the coding sequence ATGAGCACGATACAAAAATTAGCTGAACTGTTTTCTCAATTTCCCGGAATTGGTCCCCGTCAGGCAAAACGGTTTGTATATTTCCTTCTAACACGAAACCATAATTTCCTTGATGATTTGACCCACCTCATCACCACACTCAAAAAAGATGTATCATCATGCTCATCGTGCTATCGTTTTTTTGCTCCAAATGGAAAGTCTGTTTCTCTGTGCAGTATTTGCTCAAATGGAAACCGACACGACGATATGTTAATGATAATTGAAAAGGATATTGATTTTGAAAATATAGAGCGAGGAGGGGTATATACTGGAAAATATTTTATTCTCGGCGGTTCGGTACCAATCTTGGAAAAAGAACCGAACAAAAGAGTGCGCGGAAAGGAATTGGTTTCAGCGGTTGAGAAACTCATAAAAGAAAATACACTGAAGGAAATAATTCTTGCCCTTTCTGTAACTCCAGCCGGTGAAAATACTGCACAGTATATAAATGAACTTCTATCCCCTGTTGTAAAAAAACATTCAATTAAAATATCTACCTTGGGCAGAGGTCTTTCTACCGGTACCGAGCTTGAATATCCAGATTCAGAAACAATAAAAAACGCCCTCAAAAATAGAGCTTGA
- the dnaB gene encoding replicative DNA helicase, which translates to MQTTAEKKQFRVPPQNIESEKALLGSIMIKPVTLNEIIDIVNSDSFYSEKHRLIYDTMIELFSKSEPIDLLSMSSRLKEKDMLDKVGGRSYLVEMVQMVPSAGNAKHYANIVQKKSMMRALIEAADFISELGYDEEEELEEMLDKAEKKVYEVTESPTLHKFVALRETLGEAWDRIDRLHKSKDEIRGVRTGFPSLDDKLAGLQKSDLIILASRPSMGKTALALDIARQTATQYGTPVGIFSLEMSSQQLVDRMLASESRVNAWKLRTGKLTEDSEFDQIRIALDKLSKAPIYIDDQPANNILKMRSVARRLKSERGIGLIIVDYLQLMVPSNTRGFDSLVQQVTEISRSLKTMARELDVPVLALSQLSRAVEHRRGRPRLSDLRDSGSIEQDADVVMFIHRDDKYNENSTKPNIAEILIEKHRNGPTGKVELYFDEQKATFLTIDKSDFGDFEEKETF; encoded by the coding sequence ATGCAAACTACCGCTGAAAAAAAACAGTTTCGTGTCCCCCCTCAAAATATTGAATCTGAGAAAGCACTCCTCGGTTCAATAATGATAAAACCGGTAACTCTCAACGAAATTATTGATATTGTAAACTCCGACTCCTTTTACTCAGAGAAACATCGTCTCATATACGATACGATGATTGAGCTCTTTTCAAAAAGCGAACCGATAGACCTTCTTTCTATGTCATCCAGACTCAAAGAAAAAGATATGCTCGATAAAGTTGGAGGGAGAAGTTATCTGGTTGAAATGGTGCAGATGGTACCTTCTGCGGGCAATGCTAAACACTACGCGAATATAGTACAAAAAAAGAGCATGATGCGCGCTCTCATTGAAGCGGCTGACTTTATTTCAGAGCTTGGCTACGACGAGGAAGAGGAGCTCGAGGAAATGCTCGATAAAGCTGAAAAGAAAGTGTATGAGGTAACCGAATCCCCCACTCTACACAAGTTTGTTGCTCTCCGAGAAACCCTCGGTGAAGCATGGGATAGAATTGACCGGCTTCATAAATCAAAAGATGAGATCCGTGGTGTTAGAACCGGATTTCCATCCCTTGATGACAAACTAGCCGGTCTACAGAAATCTGATCTCATTATTCTTGCCTCCCGTCCCTCTATGGGAAAAACTGCATTAGCTCTCGACATAGCACGGCAGACCGCAACTCAATATGGGACACCCGTGGGAATCTTTTCTCTTGAAATGAGTTCTCAGCAACTTGTAGATCGAATGCTTGCTTCCGAATCACGTGTCAATGCATGGAAACTTCGCACTGGAAAGCTCACCGAGGATTCAGAGTTTGACCAAATACGAATTGCACTTGATAAGCTGTCAAAAGCGCCGATTTACATAGACGACCAACCGGCAAACAATATCCTCAAAATGCGTTCCGTAGCCCGGCGACTCAAGAGCGAGCGAGGTATTGGACTTATCATTGTTGATTATCTGCAATTGATGGTGCCGTCAAACACCAGAGGTTTTGATTCTCTTGTCCAACAGGTTACTGAAATTTCCCGCTCTCTTAAAACTATGGCTCGCGAGCTTGATGTGCCGGTTTTAGCACTCTCACAGCTCTCTCGTGCAGTAGAGCACAGACGCGGCAGGCCTCGTCTTTCAGATTTGCGTGACTCCGGCTCTATCGAGCAGGATGCCGATGTGGTGATGTTCATCCACCGCGATGATAAATATAACGAAAATTCCACAAAACCCAATATTGCCGAGATTCTTATTGAAAAGCATCGAAACGGTCCAACGGGTAAAGTGGAGCTTTATTTTGATGAACAAAAAGCAACGTTTCTTACTATAGACAAAAGTGATTTCGGAGATTTTGAGGAGAAAGAAACATTTTAA